A stretch of the Erpetoichthys calabaricus chromosome 3, fErpCal1.3, whole genome shotgun sequence genome encodes the following:
- the LOC114649656 gene encoding E3 SUMO-protein ligase ZBED1-like, giving the protein MQTLAMMVPPQETAQETSEEDAEAGCAPKKKMTLGSYFKTAEQALPPNNQKSSVACELESYLQSSYLDSEGDPLKWWKEHEKIYPRLSKVAKKYLCIPATSSPSERAFSSGGNVVTCLRSSLKPDQVDRLVFLAKNL; this is encoded by the exons Atgcagactttggcaatgatg GTGCCACCCCAAGAAACAGCACAAGAGACCAGCGAGGAGGATGCTGAAGCTGGATGTGCCCCAAAGAAAAAGATGACTTTAGGAAGCTACTTTAAAACTGCTGAACAAGCCTTGCCACCTAACAACCAGAAATCCAGTGTAGCCTGTGAGCTGGAATCTTACTTGCAGTCAAGCTACCTGGATAGTGAGGGGGACCCATTAAAATGGTGGAAAGAACATGAAAAGATCTACCCAAGGCTTTCAAAAGTGGCAAAAAAATACTTGTGCATACCAGCCACAAGCTCTCCTTCAGAGAGGGCTTTTAGTTCCGGTGGAAATGTAGTTACTTGCTTGCGGTCTTCCCTAAAGCCCGATCAAGTTGACAGGCTTGTGTTCTTAGCCAAAAATCTGTAA